The Anopheles coluzzii chromosome 2, AcolN3, whole genome shotgun sequence genome window below encodes:
- the LOC120949346 gene encoding apyrase-like, whose product MISLPWLLTVCCALAVVGRCTVLHQSVDSASGVLIAKQPSVSEQLFPLTIIHLNDFHARFEETNTVSTRCKPDEGERCIGGYARVVSRVKSLQREYADRNPIYLNAGDNFQGTLWYSLLRWNVTAHFLNLLPADVMTLGNHEFEHGIGGLVPFLDVIDSPVVVTNIDDREEPTLQGKYTKSVVLERGGRKIGVVGVIHHLTNTMGMTERLRFLDEVEQLRMEIGRLKEEGIQHIVVLSHCGLEIDRIIARELPDVDVVVGGHSHTFLYNGTADGFPDDPEDTYPIVVEHPEGRTTLIVQAASYAKYVGRITLYFDEEGNIREWEGNPEFLDSSVPQDEEVLAQLAPWREQVNVQANRQIGYSAVMLAKPDCARGECNFGNFITDGYIDYFATEGQKAPKPDQWTEVAIAFNTGGGMRTSLFAGNLTFDDLVTAVPFEDTIDSFDLLGRDLLDVLEHSASRYGTSDTMQMSGMKVTYDLRRPAGSRVVSVSLRCRYCSVPHYEPLDPERVYRVATGAYIRKGGSGYTMIPARATNLLIGPVDIAVLEHYVRKMTPIVSGTEGRITVIAE is encoded by the coding sequence ATGATCTCGTTGCCGTGGTTGTTGACTGTCTGCTGCGCTCTGGCCGTAGTTGGCAGGTGTACAGTGTTGCATCAATCGGTAGACTCTGCTTCCGGTGTGCTTATAGCGAAGCAGCCCTCAGTGAGTGAGCAGCTGTTTCCTCTGACGATCATCCATCTGAACGACTTTCATGCCCGGTTCGAAGAAACGAACACAGTTTCGACGCGCTGCAAACCAGACGAGGGTGAGCGATGTATCGGAGGATACGCTCGGGTTGTCTCCCGTGTCAAATCCCTACAGCGCGAGTATGCCGATCGCAATCCGATATACCTGAACGCTGGTGATAATTTCCAAGGCACACTGTGGTACTCGCTGCTGCGCTGGAATGTGACCGCACACTTTCTGAATCTTCTCCCGGCGGACGTGATGACACTCGGGAACCACGAGTTTGAACATGGTATTGGTGGGCTGGTGCCATTCCTGGACGTGATCGATAGCCCGGTGGTAGTGACTAATATCGACGATCGGGAAGAACCGACTCTACAGGGGAAGTACACGAAAAGCGTAGTGCTGGAGCGTGGTGGGCGTAAAATCGGTGTGGTTGGTGTTATCCATCATCTCACAAACACGATGGGCATGACGGAGCGACTCCGGTTTCTGGACGAAGTAGAGCAGCTACGGATGGAGATCGGTCGGCTGAAGGAGGAAGGAATTCAACACATTGTGGTGCTTTCACACTGTGGTTTGGAGATCGATCGTATCATTGCTCGTGAACTTCCCGATGTTGATGTGGTCGTCGGAGGACATTCACACACCTTCCTATACAACGGTACTGCCGATGGGTTTCCGGATGACCCAGAAGATACGTACCCGATCGTGGTAGAGCATCCCGAGGGACGCACGACACTGATTGTGCAGGCGGCGTCGTACGCGAAGTACGTTGGACGTATCACGCTCTACTTCGATGAGGAAGGTAACATCCGTGAATGGGAAGGAAATCCCGAATTCCTGGACAGCTCGGTACCGCAGGATGAAGAAGTTCTCGCACAGCTAGCTCCATGGCGGGAGCAGGTCAACGTGCAGGCCAACCGGCAGATCGGTTATTCGGCGGTAATGCTCGCAAAACCCGACTGCGCTCGGGGAGAGTGTAACTTTGGTAACTTTATTACGGACGGGTACATCGACTACTTCGCCACGGAGGGCCAGAAGGCTCCGAAGCCCGACCAGTGGACGGAGGTGGCTATCGCGTTCAATACCGGTGGTGGCATGCGAACGTCACTGTTTGCTGGGAATCTCACGTTCGATGATCTTGTGACGGCGGTACCGTTTGAGGATACGATCGATAGCTTTGATCTGCTCGGTCGGGATCTGCTCGATGTGCTGGAGCATAGTGCAAGCCGGTACGGCACATCGGACACGATGCAGATGTCTGGCATGAAGGTGACGTACGATTTGCGCCGCCCTGCCGGGAGCCGGGTAGTGTCGGTGAGCTTACGGTGTCGCTACTGTTCGGTGCCTCACTacgaaccactagatccggaGCGTGTGTATCGGGTAGCGACCGGTGCGTACATACGGAAGGGTGGCAGCGGGTACACGATGATTCCTGCGAGGGCTACAAATCTGTTGATCGGTCCGGTGGATATTGCCGTGCTGGAGCATTACGTACGAAAGATGACTCCCATCGTTAGCGGAACTGAGGGACGCATTACCGTTATTGCAGAGTGA
- the LOC120951520 gene encoding pickpocket protein 28, whose protein sequence is MAPVFPLHRLPHVAFDKEQRIKAAISRERVSFTENLREYCLNTTIHGLKYIGTVSLTLCERAYFFLTFLVVTACSIYFISNVYIKWQSSPIIIGLNPIATHIRNIPFPAVTICNMNQLRREAAERIEQNTLEQTVLQSICSIDGDFNDTQYEGKWSAVKRMLLSATQPCSALLKACRYAKQPERCSEIFQSIFTDEGLCCTFNTLDTVYMFRNATAPSIFPTEVGSSSGRFRPILWTPENGYAEEPSNASYPRFIAGPGVAMGLAMVLDANASDYFCSSTSSVGFKIIFHSPSETPKITDYAQYIPVGTENRIIITPKINDAADQIRKVAQAQRQCVFASEANLSYYSVYSRNNCELECEAKLILENCGCVLYYLPKLYEDTKICSRANARCYEQIRSSIAFTANTSISCSCLPGCFEISYVPDLTTAELQVGRFGIRETLLDNVKDEVYAKENLALVYIFVKDTYYRSFTKGELVGFTDFLSNVGGLLGLFLGFSIISLIEVIYFVTLRPYCAKRKQQCINRKEQNVEANHLTAARNELLWFGSKPSTTTAIQFLGRPTDADRYDANDYHLHAGRNAMVKEFAAKLKHLVHSRLQQANGWVRNTFRSRRTQLGFGQERTGTSYPFYD, encoded by the exons ATGGCTCCCGTTTTCCCATTGCACCGCCTGCCGCACGTGGCGTTCGATAAGG AGCAACGCATCAAAGCGGCAATCAGCAGGGAGCGTGTCTCGTTTACGGAGAATCTTCGCGAGTACTGCCTCAACACCACCATCCACGGGCTGAAGTACATCGGGACCGTATCGCTGACGCTCTGCGAAAG GGCTTACTTTTTCCTGACCTTTCTCGTCGTCACCGCCTGCTCGATCTACTTCATCTCGAATGTGTACATCAAGTGGCAATCGTCGCCGATCATCATCGGCCTCAACCCGATCGCGACCCACATCCGGAACATACCGTTTCCGGCCGTGACGATCTGCAACATGAACCAGCTGCGGCGCGAGGCCGCCGAGCGCATCGAGCAGAACACGCTCGAGCAGACGGTGCTGCAAAGCATCTGCTCGATCGATGGCGACTTCAACGACACACAGTACGAGGGGAAGTGGTCCGCGGTGAAGCGGATGCTGCTGAGT GCAACGCAACCCTGCTCGGCGCTGCTGAAAGCTTGCCGGTATGCGAAGCAGCCGGAACGCTGCTCGGAAATATTCCAGTCCATCTTCACCGACGAGGGCCTCTGCTGCACGTTCAACACGCTCGACACGGTGTACATGTTTCGGAATGCGACCGCACCGAGCATCTTTCCCACCGAGgtgggcagcagcagtggccgGTTCCGCCCGATCCTGTGGACGCCGGAAAACGGGTACGCCGAGGAGCCGTCCAATGCGTCCTATCCGCGCTTCATTGCCGGGCCGGGCGTAGCGATGGGACTGGCGATGGTGCTGGATGCGAATGCGAGCGATTACTTCTGCTCCTCTACGTCGTCGGTTGGGTTTAAGATCATCTTTCACAGCCCGTCGGAAACGCCCAAGATTACGGACTACGCGCAGTACATCCCGGTCGGTACGGAGAATCGGATCATCATCACGCCGAAGATTAACGACGCAGCCGACCAGATACGGAAGGTGGCCCAGGCGCAGCGGCAGTGCGTGTTTGCGAGCGAAGCCAACCTGTCCTACTACAGCGTGTACTCGCGCAACAACTGCGAGCTGGAGTGCGAGGCGAAGCTGATACTGGAGAACTGTGGCTGCGTGCTGTACTATCTGCCGAAGCTGTACGAGGACACGAAGATCTGCAGCCGGGCGAATGCGCGCTGTTACGAGCAGATCCGCAGCTCGATTGCGTTCACTGCCAACACGAGCATTTCCTGCTCCTGTTTGCCCGGGTGCTTCGAGATTAGCTATGTGCCGGATTTGACCACGGCCGAGCTGCAGGTTGGTCGGTTCGGCATACGGGAGACGCTGCTGGACAACGTGAAGGACGAGGTGTATGCAAA GGAGAACTTGGCGCTGGTCTACATCTTTGTGAAGGATACGTACTATCGCAGCTTTACCAAGGGCGAGCTGGTGGGCTTTACCGACTTTCTAT CGAACGTTGGTGGCTTACTCGGCCTCTTCTTGGGCTTTTCCATCATCTCACTCATCGAGGTAATCTACTTCGTCACACTGCGCCCATACTGTGCAAAGCGAAAGCAGCAATGCATCAATCGAAAGGAGCAAAACGTGGAAGCGAACCATTTGACCGCTGCTCGAAACGAACTACTTTGG TTTGGCTCCAAACCATCCACCACAACAGCGATACAGTTTCTTGGCCGCCCAACGGACGCCGATCGCTATGATGCAAACGACTATCACCTACATGCCGGACGCAATGCAATGGTAAAAGAATTTGCCGCTAAGCTTAAGCATCTTGTACATTCTCGACTGCAACAGGCAAACGGTTGGGTGCGGAACACGTTCCGTTCGCGACGGACTCAGCTCGGCTTCGGCCAGGAGCGCACTGGAACGTCCTATCCTTTCTACGACTGA
- the LOC120949347 gene encoding apyrase-like, with amino-acid sequence MWTVPALLRFGICLTVTAVCGVCCAAASEQGVLISKTWRAEKSDDPLYPLTIIHLNDFHARFEETNTVSTRCKPDEGERCIGGYGRVVSRVKSLQQEYADRNPIYLNAGDSFQGTIWYTLLRWNVTAYFLNLLPADAMTLGNHEFDHGVEGLVPFLGAIDSPMLVANIDDREEPTLQGKYQRSVVLERGGRKIGIIGVIHHATDTLSMTDRVRFLDEVQCINQEATALKQLGVDIIVVLSHCGFTIDQQIARECPDVDVVVGGHSHTLLHTGTVADWPDVPAGSYPFVVEQAAGRRVLIVQAGSFTKYLGHLVVYFDERGEAVRWEGNTEYLDESFPKDEQIERELVPWRTQVDALAVRPVGVSRVFLSKPACRTGECNFGSFVADAFVDYYVGRGEAEHEWTYAAIGITNDGGLRTSLAPGTLTYEDLVTAIPYENTVDTFELRGQYLLDALEYSASRYDTADVLQFAGLRVVFNLTRPALQRVQRVDVRCRVCRIPRYEPLDVNATYRIAIAAWIGSGGNGYTMFGQHRTNVRVGPLDIDVFERYVAKMSPIMQGTDGRMVFVR; translated from the coding sequence ATGTGGACCGTCCCAGCTTTGTTACGCTTTGGGATCTGTTTGACAGTTACGGccgtgtgtggtgtgtgttgtgcggcCGCCTCCGAGCAAGGTGTTCTGATTAGCAAAACGTGGAGGGCGGAGAAAAGTGACGACCCGCTCTACCCACTGACCATCATCCATCTGAACGACTTTCATGCCCGGTTCGAGGAGACGAACACAGTTTCGACGCGCTGTAAACCGGACGAGGGTGAACGATGCATCGGCGGGTATGGGCGGGTTGTCTCCCGTGTCAAATCGCTGCAGCAGGAGTACGCCGATCGGAACCCAATCTACCTGAACGCGGGCGATAGCTTCCAGGGCACGATCTGGTACACGCTGCTGAGGTGGAATGTGACTGCCTACTTTCTGAACCTGCTGCCCGCCGATGCAATGACGCTCGGCAACCACGAGTTCGATCACGGTGTGGAGGGACTGGTACCGTTTCTGGGAGCTATCGACAGTCccatgctggttgccaacatCGACGATCGTGAGGAGCCGACGCTACAGGGGAAGTACCAGCGAAGTGTCGTGCTGGAGCGTGGTGGTCGCAAGATCGGAATCATTGGAGTGATACACCACGCGACCGATACGCTCAGCATGACGGACCGGGTCCGCTTCCTGGATGAGGTGCAGTGCATCAATCAGGAGGCGACGGCCCTGAAGCAGCTCGGCGTGGACATTATCGTAGTGCTGTCGCACTGTGGCTTTACCATCGATCAGCAGATTGCGCGGGAGTGCCCGGATGTGGACGTCGTTGTCGGAGGTCATTCGCACACCCTGCTGCACACGGGCACTGTGGCCGATTGGCCGGACGTACCGGCGGGCAGCTATCCGTTCGTGGTGGAGCAAGCTGCCGGCCGCCGGGTGTTGATCGTACAGGCCGGCTCGTTCACCAAGTACCTGGGCCATCTGGTGGTGTACTTTGACGAGCGTGGCGAAGCGGTCCGCTGGGAAGGTAACACCGAGTATCTGGACGAATCATTCCCCAAGGATGAACAGATCGAGCGAGAGCTGGTGCCGTGGCGCACTCAGGTCGATGCGCTCGCCGTACGCCCGGTAGGAGTGTCCAGGGTGTTCCTGTCCAAGCCGGCCTGCCGGACGGGGGAGTGTAACTTCGGCAGCTTCGTTGCGGACGCGTTCGTCGACTACTACGTCGGCCGGGGAGAGGCCGAGCACGAGTGGACGTACGCGGCGATCGGCATCACCAACGACGGTGGCCTCCGAACCTCGCTCGCACCCGGCACGCTGACGTACGAGGATCTGGTGACGGCCATCCCGTACGAAAACACGGTCGATACGTTCGAGCTGCGCGGCCAGTATCTGCTCGACGCGCTCGAGTACAGTGCCAGCCGGTACGATACGGCCGACGTGCTGCAGTTCGCGGGGCTGCGTGTCGTCTTCAACCTGACGCGCCCTGCCCTGCAGCGCGTCCAGCGTGTGGATGTGCGGTGCCGGGTGTGCCGGATTCCGCGCTACGAGCCGCTGGACGTGAACGCTACCTATCGGATTGCGATTGCGGCGTGGATTGGCAGCGGTGGCAACGGGTACACTATGTTCGGCCAGCATCGCACCAACGTGCGCGTTGGCCCACTGGACATTGACGTGTTCGAGCGGTACGTGGCCAAGATGTCGCCCATTATGCAGGGAACGGATGGGCGAATGGTTTTTGTCCGGTGA
- the LOC120951519 gene encoding mitochondrial fission process protein 1 encodes MSITEKDLYRDTPVRYLGYANEIGEAFRPVIKKIFVHASYAVAISYVLADTADKSKKQYDKPEILGGGFRGAAVASGDTLLWQMFASVIIPGFTINRICWLSKAALKANKVKGPVGKWGPTLLGLLAIPFIIHPIDSAVDYAMDNTYRKYVK; translated from the exons ATGTCAATTACCGAGAAGGATCTGTACCGGGACACCCCGGTGCGCTATCTAG GATACGCGAACGAGATTGGAGAAGCCTTCCGACCGGTCATCAAGAAGATCTTTGTGCATGCGAGCTACGCGGTGGCGATCAGCTACGTGCTAGCGGATACGGCCGACAAGTCCAAGAAGCAGTACGAT AAACCGGAAATACTGGGTGGAGGATTCCGTGGAGCGGCCGTTGCATCTGGCGACACGCTGTTGTGGCAAATGTTTGCCTCCGTCATCATACCCGGATTTACCATCAATCG GATCTGCTGGCTGTCGAAAGCGGCCTTGAAAGCGAACAAGGTCAAGGGACCGGTCGGCAAGTGGGGGCCGACGCTGCTCGGCCTGCTGGCCATTCCGTTCATCATCCATCCGATCGATAGTGCGGTTGATTATGCGATGGATAACACCTACCGAAAGTATGTTAAATAA